Sequence from the Panicum virgatum strain AP13 chromosome 5N, P.virgatum_v5, whole genome shotgun sequence genome:
ATTCGATAGTTATAACTCCTATCACTAATGTTGATGCTCATCTTTTATGCGCTCATGCAGGAGGTGATGGCCTAGATTTGGCACGCAGGAGCTGTAGACAGTGGCCCAGATGTGCGCCCTCTGATCCATAGGAGGCTAACAGGCGTGCTCGGACTGATCAGGTTTCGTAGATTGGAACCTGGAGTGTGTTTTATTTGCATTTCTACTCAAATTCCAACATAGCAATATTTTTCAAGGGAAAAGTCGAATTAGCCTTTTATGATAAAATATGCAGGCATAATGTTTCAATTCTCATAATTTTTAGCTCAAATTGATGCTTAAGATGGGTCAatcgagcgtcaacaagctccCACACTTAGTGCTTTGCTCGTCATCGAGTGAAGGATATGATTAAGGCGGATCTGAATTTCTTTCgatatgacacctgcatacaTATTATTCTAGGTCTCAACTTTATCTGTGAATTTTTCTATGTCTGCCATAATAGGTTTGAAAGTTGAAGAGTGGAACAGTGCTGACTTCAGTCTCATCTACTTTCCTGCTATATGACTTAGGTTAAAATGATTTTTAAAAAGACGAACCATAGTTTTACTTCttcataggatctctcatgtcacTCAGTGTTTATGTATCCTCACCAAAACATTGCCtcttttcatcctacttctaaagatggctGATGTGGAGCTCGTCGTAGGAGAAATTGAaccatgcacttgtgtcacatatattgcataTGTGTGGATAATAGATGACGAAAATGACGGACTTCTTTTGTTAatctctctcttctttatttGGAAGCGTGAGGGCATATCTATATATCTTTTTTCTGGGATATTTATGTGTCCAAATTTGTTTCATCGCTTGCATCTTCATcggtctttttttctttttctcttttttatatCCCATGCCACTTTTGAAGGATGCAAGAGAGAAGGATCAGTTCATGGAGTTTTATTCTATGGATAAATGGAGTGGAATAactaacttccagtgtagaagtttagTTTGTAGAGcgcacgtgatcttgatcaatcAATTATGAAAGACTTCTCACTAAGGTCACAAGATTTGATTAAGCTTAATGCAACAATAAAGCTCATATGTGTACAGtttattttataaaatataTAGATTTAGTAGGACGAATAcatggagttgtaaagctatggagggttctcttttcaaaataaaatctcTCAGACATATAAACTGATAAAGCAATGATTCTTTCATCAAAATATATCTCACTTTTCAACAACTTAACAGTAACGAATTCCCTAGGATATTACTCACAAATTTAGGCGCAAAGAATAAAATATATATAACCCAATCGTATGAAGCACGCTACTATACTATAGCCATGAGTTTTAGTGATCATTAATAAAgattttcatttgaattcatgGACTAGGAAAACTGAAGGGAAGAGTGTACAAACCATCCTAATGGAGAACGAGCAGGGCTAGTGCTCGTTGGATCAAACCTGGGTTCCGCGGATCAACACTAGCACATGTTCgtcttaggccctgtttgggggaGCTTAAGCTTCTCCAAAAGCTCTACAAGGAAAAGCTCAACTTGCTTCCTTAGGAAGTTGCTTTTCCGAGAAGCTAACAATGTCTGTTTGGGGGAGATTCTCAAAATATGCTTGTGCTGGGGCGGCATCCGCCGGCACGAGAGGGAGCCGTGCCGCTCGGGACCTCATCCCCGGGAGGTCGCCTCACCGGCCACAAgtcccggccgcgccgcccaggGGAGGTCGACACCGTTAGCCCCGAGTCGCAGTTGTCTGGGGACCTCGCCCCGCCGGCCTCGGGCCCTGGCCGCGCCAATTGGGACCTCGCCCCAACAGCCCCGACCCCTGGCCGCGCCACCCAGGGGGAGCTCGCCCCCACCGGCCCTGAGctgcggccgcggagctcggccTTGCCGTCTCCGCTCAGGGGAGCTCACCCCCACCGAAGACAAGACGCGGCCGTGGAGCTCGGCCCTGCCATCTCCGCTCAGGGAGATCGCCCCCCACCGGTCCCGAGCAGCAGCCGTGCCGGAGATGGTGGCGCGGTGGAGCTCTGGCCGAGGGAGGAGTCGGGGGGATGCGGCGACAGCGGCCGGTGAGGGgccgggcgcggccggcgggggaGAGGGTCGAGCACTGCGTGAAGGAGAAGAGGTTGGGAAGAATGAAAGAACAGTTTGTCCATAGAAGAAGCTCGGGAAGCTGCGGGAGATGAGCTTTTCGATTGCTAGTGTAAAATGAGCTTTTCCAACTTTTGCTTTTGGGAATAGCATACTCTGTTTGGGGAGCTTTTGGCTTTTGGAGCTTCCTAGAGAAGCAAAATCTCTTAGAAGCTCCCCCAAAGAGGGCATGTCTTTGCTTGCTAGTTCATCGGTGTTGTGCATGTGGTGTGGGTGATCTATGCGCGTCAAAGTTCCTGGAAATATCCCCTCATACTTGTTCTGCATCAGTGTTGTGAAGTAGAATAGTTGAATGAGCCGTTGTGatttgaagataaagaaatgaagaGTGACCAACACATTATGGAGAGAATTTTTTCAAGAGAGTCCAATTGAGAGTCAAAAATAACTACTATTTTAGGatgtttagttctaaaaaatATTGAAATATGCTACGTCATCGCAAGTCGTCCTCCTTTTTTTCCATCGTCCGAGCTTTGTGAGTACAGTATCGTTGTAGCATTCCAGATtatactaaaaaaatatttgataTTCCATAAAAAAATACTTGATATTTATGTGTAGCATTGAAACTCTGAATCTACGAGGACCTTCCGTTCGCCCAACGGAGTCGCCTGAAACCTTCCCCAAAATTTCGAATTCTTATTAACGGTCGGCGGTACTGGGCGGTGAGGTCGCGGCGAGATGGAGACCAAcaacaccacctcctcctcctcctccggaggcggcggtgccggcgccggcaccgagCAGCGGGGCTTAGGGCTTGTGGAggtggaagcggcggcggcggcgctgcggcgatcCGAGGTGTTCCATGTCGTGAAGGAGCTCGTCGGCTTCGTTCTCTACATGCACCACCAGATCCCCTCGTAATCCCCAATCTATCCCTCTATTTCTCTTGTTCAATACTAGGATTTGGTAGGATCTATGGCGGATGTAGCGGGTTCCCGTGTAAATTGTTTGCTCTGGGTCTAATCGGGCGATTGCCGCAGTCTAGATTGCTTTTTCGTCGGTTATATGGTCGAGCGGGGCTTTGAATTTGGTCAATTTCGATTGGATTGAACCTACCCTTGTGGCTGCCGAGAGCAACCTTCGTGCCTGATGATGTAATTTGGGTTTTGGATTAGCTGCTTTTGCGATGGATCAGTTCACGCGCTAATGTTTATGCTATGGAGCAATTTTCCAGTGTGCGGAATGCCAACTTAAGGGTTTGGATCGACTGGCTGTAGTGGATCGGATCATTACATGGGTTCGAACTGCCTCAGGAAATCCCAAATAATTGTATGTGATTTGGACGATTCATTGGGTGCTTACTTAGATGGGCTTTTGTTTGCTCATTTAGCCAGTCACTTCTATGCAATTTTGTGATAGGCCTTGATTTCAGATGTACTATTAGTTTACGCATCCTTATTAGCTCGATGCTTCTTGATATAGTCATATCCTGGCTGCTGaggtctttttttttaatctgcTTATGGATCTATGCGTTTTTTCTACTCTTTGTTTTTTGGACCTGCTTATGGATCTATCTGTTACTTCCTACTCTCAGTTTTTGGTTTGTGCAAATATTTTCTTGTCTTTTGATCTTAAGCCTAAACTGTATTCATTTAGTTCTGTTTGGATAAATACTAGAAAGTAGGTGCGCCTTTGGCGCACCAGCAGTAGGACCAGTGAAATAAAATGATACCATTAGGAACTTGTTTCAGTTGAGAAATATAGCATAGTAATGTAAGAAGTTAGATTTCTTATAAGTAACGCAGATATTTTAATTTTATTGTATACCTATACTTGCATTTGTTAACTAACAGCCTAGATTTATCGATGCTTAAATGGATTTATTTAGGGAAAACGATGAAACAGTTAACCATATAGTGAAGGAGTCGATGGGAACTCTATTGTAGGTTGTCTATAAACTTTTGATCCATGAAAGAAGCTACTTTTGTTTTGGTTCAAGAGTATATGGAAATATCAATATTTTGGGAAATGACTTTTAGTTGGGATGTAAGGGTGCACGCAATATTTTTCTGAAATCCACATAGCTTTACTCAATTATTCATGTTCCAAAATGTAATACAATTTAAACATTTTGATTTACCAACTGTTGTAACGTGAAGTTACTTTTTTTTGAAGTCAGTGAATGAAACCAAAAAAGGAGCAAAGAGGAAAATCATTACATATACCAATCATGTATGGAAGTCCACGTATTGCTTCCTCCCACTGCACTCATTATGTACACAGCTCTTGGTTTTGGCTGTAATTGTAGGGAAACCATAAATCTCATAAGAAATACATTGCGAATATGAAGTCATGCTgtttttttgttgaaacaaaaaacaaagacgATTCTCATATTTGAGAATTATACGAATCCAATGTGCGATATCTCTGGCAGCAAAGTGTCTTCAAATTAGAATTCAGAAGTTGCTTATAACTTAGAGAGGATTTTTAGTAGTTAAACAAGCACATCTCTgccagcaacaacaacagcagaTATGCATGGTATCTTGTCTGAGATTTGGAAGCCAGCATGCATAATGGTGTGCACAACTGCATATAGacatagaaaaataaaatataagaATTGTTAAATTGAACTTGTGGATATAACACTTGCAGTTTCATATGTTGTTTTTAAACAAATTGTAAGGTAAGCTCTTGTATTTAGAGGACAAACTTACTTGGTTCACTCAAGCTGGAATTATTTGAATGTGCAGGTACTATCATCTGAAAATTGCAAGCTTTCGAAATAATTCCTGGAAACTTTAATGGAGAGGCTTGTACTCCAATCTACAAACCTGAATGGGAAGTGAAGGAATAAGGGTTTGAACTGCAAGAATCCATTCTGCAGTGATCTGCCCTTTCTTGAAACCTTCAATCCGAATGCTTGAATACAAATCTACTATAAGTTATATTAGTATTCAGGAGAAAACATTAATTTGTCTCTGTAGCTTTCTATTTTTGGTAGAGCAGTCCCAAGAGAAAAGCTGCTGAACTTTAGTTAGAATATCCCTGATGGTTGCTGCGATTAAAAAAAGGGTGCTTCTGTTAGCTGCACGGTATGGGCATGGTTAAACTATGGTTAGCTATCCTACTTGATCTAATAATAGCATTAAATTTTTTTCCATGCATCTTCACTACTTACAACATGTGTCCATCCACTATAGTATCAATCATTCAAGGGCAATAGAAAAAGGGAGTAGCGCATTTCAATACTTCTAGTCAGATACATTTTATCCACATCACCATGACTATTGGGTACGGACCTGTTGCTGCGTGGCTCTCAAGCCGCCGGCTTTACCGTGCCCACCGCTGAGCTGGCTACCTAGGAAATATAAGTTTGTTGGCATAGAATAGAATTATGGGAGTACAGGATTGTGAAGCTTCCTGTGTTAGGACATGCACATTTTGTCGAACATCTTGCAGACAGTGGAGGCAATGGCTGGAGATGTACCTACGTTGGAAGCCATGGCTGGAGCTGCTGATTGCGCTGGCATTGCATCGACCTGCAGCCGTGCGAGCTGCTATCCATGGTCATCTCCTTTGCTGCACTCTAGGAGCTCCGACAGTCTGTAGTGGGCAGTCCGGGAAAGGGAGGCCAGGAGGAGCTTATTTGCACAGCCATCACGTCGGTTTGTAGCTCGCGCGAGCTGCATATGGACGACGGCTCTGTGGCAACGGTGATGGAGGGGCAGGAGCGCTCTGGGAGGGGGAGCGGCGCACGAACACGGTCATGCCGTTCGTGGGCCTGGCAGCTCCAACGCCTGGATTGCTCCCCACATCGAAGTAGACGGGGATGGGACtgggaagggagaggagggggagggagaagggagaggagggggaggtgtCTGGCGACGATGGCCTGGCGGCGGCACCAGCCGAATGGGAGGCCGACCATGCGGCGGCTGTGGCAAGGCCACAGCGGGTTGGGAGTCGGCGCCAGGAAGACGACGTCGGTGGGTAGGCGAAGGGTGGCAGGGGCAGGCGGTTGAGCGGGTTTCCGACGATTCGCGAGTGCCACGGATCTGTGCTTAACGGGCGTGAGTCCGGCACCTACCCGGATCAAACGGTTAATATCACGACTTCGCGAGATCCAACGGCTAGCGGGTTTGCGGGTGACATGGCACGATGGATTTGCCCGATTTGGTGCAGGAATCGTATTTAAGAAGATTGAAtttattagagtatatttggtagttgtagatataTGTATCGTAGACTGCCATATATATCCCGGGGAGTCTTGCCCCCCAAGTCATGTACTCTCATAGataccggccgaggcctcaatGTAATACATCAATCAATTACACTAATTCTAttcctcctacatggtatcgaGATTAGGGTTACAAGATCCTGACCTAAACCTTCCGCTGCTGCCACCCACGCCCCTGCCTTCCTCGCATCGCCGGTCGTCCTCCACGGCGcgcctcctgcgcgcccccttgacggcctcctagcgcgcccccggggaggtCACCCATGACCTCCGCCGAGGGCAGCACCCTCCCCGTCTGTGCGGTCAATCGAATCGATCCGCCGCCATCGTAGAAGGTCGTCCAGCAGCGTCCAGCAGCAACAGATCGTGAAGAACTCACCCGGTGTCGTCGTACGCTGGCCTCCCTTCTCCCCTGGCGGGATCCACCGCTGGCGGTCCGGCTCTGCCGCCCCTGCTTCCTCCAGCAACATAGTTTGCAGTTTGTTAAACACTGTAGGTTGAGTTTTGttcctttttttaatttttcatgCTCAATTAGTTTCACAGTGTGCTCATATGCAAATTAAAATTTCTTGTGATAATCACAAGTTCTTGATGAAGTATCAAGTATGTACTCTGACACCATTTAGTAGCGTCGACACTCAACAACCCGCAACAACAACTACGAATACCACACTCAAGGAAAAACAATGTACATGTGGAACTTGAAGTTTTGATATATAGTCTGATTAGTATTTGACATGTCTTTGTGTTTTACTATCCAAACACACGAACACATATTCCCTGGCCATTAGCAGTTATCGTTTCATGGGGGAACTGTCCCAACAATTTGAGGAGTGATTGAAGTCATTATTCAGATTGCGTATTTGTCTGGGGCTACTTTGTTGATCACAAGGGAAGCCTTATATTGCATTGGTGCAGGGGATCTCATGATAGAACGTTGTTGAGTGTCTTTTTTAATACATCCACGCATACAATTGAACATAATAGTGTTTTTTAGTCAACTAGGGTAGGATGGTTGTTTGCTATGTAATTATCAAATGAATTTGGAGTGTATATTAAAGTTCTGTAACACCTGGGGCTCTTTGCCCCaccattcttcttcttaatatattgatacacagctctcctgcgtgttcttTCCTCATTTCAGGGTTCTGCAGAGTCTTGAAAATGAATTTGCAAGTTTGAAGGAGGAAATGGTAAGTTCAGCATTCAGTAAATACTTTTCTACTGCCTTCTGTATTGGAAAGGAACCAATTTGTGAATTATGGCCATTTCTAGACAGAAATGACACTACAGCCAGCTGAACTCAAACCATCTGATCAGAGAAAGTACAATACACGAAAAAGGGTGGTTAGACGTAGAATAAAGAAGCACGAGAAATTGATGAATGGCATCTCTACCTTACTGTGTGCTCTTCAGCAAGCACTTGATGAAGTTTCTAGCATTGAAGGAGTTGTTCTGATCCTTGGAGGAAGCCTTGTACGACCCTTATTTGTGTATGACATTACAATTTCTCATGGTACGTTTGATTCAGGAAGTGCCAAAGATCAAGCTCTAACCAAGTTAGCTCAATCTGTTTCTCGGAAGGTGAGCTACTATTGCACCAACATTTTCCCTAAATGTAGAATGTCTCTGTTTATTTATGATCTGTTCTTGGCAAAGCATTGAAGTACTATCCACTTAAGATCTCAATATTGGTACATTATTCATGCTGAAATCAAAAACATGATACCTTTTGTCTCTAGTTGAATTTGAACAACaatgttgcaaatttttgttatCTTCATGTTGGATTTTCAATTTGCTGTTCGGCATATGGCTAAGAAGTTGAACCTTTTCATGTTTATTACCACATTTCcaggcatgaatatatgcattGGTTTATAATGAGTTCTTATATCATGAGCGTCTATTTTGAATTTCTCCTCATCCAATGATAACACAGTTGCATATTTCTAGGCTATCCGTGCTCTTGTATCATGTGGAGCAGGGAGTTTGTCCTACACAGGTATTCTGCCTTTTGGTTTACCATATATATTTGGCTGAGGTCAGAATCCTTTAACTTCATTTAGTTGTATTCTCTTCAAGGGGCTAGCAAGTTGTTTTTGCTGGTAAGATGTCCCAGTACGTTGAACTTACCACTGGATTTCCTGCCAAAGCGTGATTTTCGTTACAGCAAGAAGGTAATGCTCTTTTGTTAACGTTAATTTACTTAACACATTTGTGTTTATCAGCCTTCCTTTGGAACATATCAATTCCCCAAGATTAATTCCTTGAACCTAAACTTTTCACCTCAGGTTATACCTCTTCAAATGCATATAAAGTGCAGTAAAGCAGGCTGTCAATGGAATAGCCAGCACCATATATCAATTGCTAATGCCCCATGTGCCACTTCAGAATCTTCTCCTTCAGATGCTATCTGgtaattttcttttttatttgtgaTATCATCTTGCCATTGATTCAGTTGTGGGATTCTTGTCCCTTTTACAGTGTTGTATGTAATGCCTTCTTGTAAGTTCATCAGGCTGTTTCCTGGGTTATGCAATACAGAGTATTTTTGGGGCTGCATTGTGAAACTGCAAATTTGTGCCACGGATGAACAGTGTTTTGCTGTTGAATTCTTTGATCATGCATCTATATGAGCCTAGTTGCTTGCATAGTTACTTAACCCTTACTTCTATTGTTTTGGTGGTTCTGGATCAGGAAAACCACATTGCTCAACTCTTCTTATTAACCTGTTACAGATTACTGACCATATACCTTTGTTCTAGCTACAATGAACCTTTTTTGTTCTGAACGTGGTCAAACCTTCTAGTGAATTCATGTTATCCTTACAGGTTCCAGTGCAAGCATACAATAAGAGGTTTGCCAGGCAAGGCGTCACTAGAAGGGTGATCTGGCTTCAAGATAGCAAAGTAAACCAAATTTGCCCTTCTTGTTGTTGTGAATGATATAACATATGTACAGTAAAGAATGCTTACCATCCTTTCACCTTAGCTAATCAGTAGCAATGGTTGCCCTCCATGGTTCCAAGTAATCCAGGATGGAGCTTGCTGTCATGATGTTCTAGACGTGTCCGCGGCCGTTGGATAGTTATGGCTGTGAGGTCGATGGGTTATCTGTTGTCGTTGGCTTCAACGAAAATGCACAAGGGTTTCTGATTCCCGCTAGTCCTTGGCCTGGCGCTGTTCCACCGTTCGACGCTGAGTTAAATGATGGTGTATTCACACTGTTACAATGAACTTTTTTTTCATTGTTTGTGGGTTTATCGCGAGCTGAATGGTATCATCCGGCATGATTTTCTTCTTATAGTAGTGTAACAAGCTCTCATGCCCCTCGCTTGGCAGGTCATGTTCGGTTGATGTCGAGTATCTACATTTTGGTTGGTCCGCGTCGAGTCCTAATTGAATTAACCTTAACGAACGGAATCTGGTCGAACCTTTCTGTACAAGAAAATGCTAGCGTGAACCTGTTGGGCCCAATACTCGAGTGACTAGTCCCTGCCGGGCCTAAATTTAAAATGATGAGAGTACAATGCAATTCCTCCTTCCACCAATTGTTGTTCTTCCAACTCCTAATCTATccctttcaagaaaaaaaactcCTAATTTATCCGGGCACCACGGCACTCGCCAGAGCCATCTTTCTTTGTGGAGTGTCTATTTATCGTGCGCGCGACTAGAATCGCGCGTGTCGCAAAAGCTCCGGCGGAGGCAGAGgcgaagaggcggcggcgcaggcgctccGGCGGAGGTGGttccggtggtggaggaggctgaCCAaaacggaggcggcggcgtagaCGGAGGCGGCGTGGGAGATGGAGGTGCGGCGGAGGTGGTTCCGAGATTTCAGGCACttgaagagtaggagtaaggtCACTCAGTCGCTTTTAGTGTGTATATTTTGAATGTTCAAAAATCAATCTTTGACGATAACTTCTTTCTGTAGTTATTTAATTAATAGTTGCAAATTTATAATAACCAGAGAAGTGTTTGGATAGAAACCAAATTGTATGAAATTCGTCCCACATAATCCAAATCGGAACTCAAGATATCTAGCCCTGTTGGTGTAAGACGCTCTCCGGAACGAAGAGGTCACAATAGCCCAAGTAGTTGGAGGCGAAGCCTTTCGAGAAATGAAGGCGGACAATAATGacacaaaaatcaaaacaatAGCAAGTTTGCTCTGTATTCCATAATGATTTGTACAATTAcatggggtatttatagcccaacGGCTCACCTACCCACTTGCTACAATTCCCACATTACCCCGTAACTGCCCCAAATACAGAATATTCCATGGGTTATTTGGTAATATCGAATATGCAGACCCAATGGATTACAGCTGGCCCGACATGTGGGTCCTAGTCTTGTTCCAGATCCTTCGCCGCCCGACATCTTCGATCGGGGCTTCGGAACCGGGCCTTCGCCGGCTCCTTCGCTTGATTTCCATCCGCCATTGTACCTTCGCTTGGGTACCTTCGCGACTTCGCAGGATGGGACGCCGTCAGCAGCGACGGCGTGCGGGGTCCTCGTTGAGGCTACTTCGCTTTGAGGTCTTCGCCGGCGCCTCTTCACGAATCGACATCTTCGCACCCCTCCGAAGGTGGCTTCCCCAACAGCAGCCCCTCGAGGCTTCGGCTGCTCCTCGGGGCATTCGAAGGCTCGATCATCCGGCGCGTGGAACGCAGCCTTAAGCACCACCCTTCGGGCGTGCGAGCGTGCGAGGACGTGAACCTGTGGAGTCATTAGAAGAGGCCAAAAGAAAACCTGTTGTCGAAGTCAGGTATTGGTTATGTATTTTTCAAATAATTGATTATTTAAACTTGAAAAAAGATACGGATAAATCTTTAGGGAAAAGACACTACTGCCCCGCAACTCTTCGGATTCTTTCTGATTTGTGCAAGGGCAAAATCGACATTTCCCGCTGGCGGCGGGCTCTCCCACGTGCCACGGCTGGGGGGCCGGCACTATATAAGCTGACCCCCCAGGGGGCgaaagctcaccaccccccaatCTTCAGCCCCCCCAGCCCCTGGCCTCTCTTTGGCTTTTGCTCTCCAAGACCTTCGCAAGGCACGGATTGACTGATTCGCTTCGGCTTCCTTCTTCGGGTGCGACGGATTCCTCTGAGGAAATGGCGTCCCGCGACAGGACTCACTTCCTTCCAATGAAGATTCTCAGCAAGAGCTACATGACCCGAGGCATGATCGAAGACCTGGAGAGGCGAGGCATTCTCGAAGCTGGTATGGCGCGGCCTCCTCCAGACGGTGAGGTTGAAGCGAAGCCTCAGCCTGACGAAGTCGTTGTCTTTCGCGACTTCTTCATTGCGGGCCTTCGTTTCCCGCTTGACCCAGTGGTGGTGGAGATCTTCAAGCTCTTCGATGTCTACACTCACCAGATGATGCCGACAAGCTTTGTTCGGTTGAACTTGTACATGTGGCTGTCGAAGACCTATAAATTGAAGCCTACTGCCATTGGCTTCGCCCGTCTCTTCAGGTGCCACTTTCAACCGAAGACGGTGTTTGTGAAGCCGAGCGAAGACGCTGAAGCTTCGGAGGCGGACCCCCAATTCGGTGTGTACACCTTCGCTTTCCACACTCAACTTTCGAGCCCGGTAATTGCTTATCGCAACAGGTGGGGCGTATGGACAACGATGTGGTTCTACCACAAGGTCCCCCTCGATGGATCCTCGCAGATCCATCCTCTGGTGGTGAATGAGATTGGATTGCTTCCGGAGCAAGCTCCATCCGTGGAGGTTGACGAAGGGACGGAGGAGGCGAAGGCTCATGTCGCGATGCTTCACGAGGTGTCGAAGTTGTTTTCGACTCGAGATATTGTCGAAGAATATGTTGTTTGCAAGTGTTTTCCCGTTCGCGGAGGTTGGTCTATAACTTTGTGGGCGGGAAGGGAGAAGCGTGTGGGTGGTCTACCGATGCCCAACTTCTCCACATCTTTCGGGATTACGAAGGACGGTAAACCCCTGGCTTTTTTTAATCTCCTTCGCATGTTTTGCGCAGGTGTTGATCCCGTCACCATTGTGACTCTTGCTGATGAAGCCATTGGGGCGGAAGCTGCGAAGGAGCGGACTCTTCTTGAGTCCCGGCTGGGGGGCACTCGGACCAACCGGGTGTTCGCATTTTTCAGGATCGAGGCCCCTCAGTGCGCAGCTGACGCTCGTTTGGCTGAGgctgaggagaagaagaaggcgaaAGTGGAGCCTTCGAGTGTCGGAGGAGGCAAGCATAAGAAGGCGTCCAAGGGCGTCGGTAACACCGGTGCCCTGGAGAAGAAAAAACGCAAGACCGAAGGTGGGGGGGCACTTTCTAAGAAGCGTTCCCGGCTCATCGATGCTGTtctcgcgccggcgccggcgtcagCACCATCACCTCTTCAGAGTAAGGGGGAGTCTGAGGACAAGGGGGAGTCGAGTGGTGACAGCGCAACGGCGCCGCGAAGCCCCGCTACTCCAGCTAAAACCGCTCCGGAGCGGGCGATGCCCGCCTTTTCTGTCCAATTCAGCGAGCCGGAGACGGAGAGTGACGACGAAACTGCCCCGAAGACCCACGCTGCTGCTGGCTCGACTACGGAGGCTGAGATACGTGCCGAGAAGACGGCTTCATCTTCCTCGGGcggagacgaggaggaggaggatgtcaATGTCAATGTCAATGTCGTGGATTCTGATGCGGCTGCGAAGGGGAAGCAGTTTGTAGCCGAGGGTAACTCGGACGATTCGGACTCCTTAGACAGCATCGCATACTTGATCAGCCAGTCTGTCCACTCTGAGATTGCGGAGGCCCTCGGGATGAGACATGCGAAGCTGATTGGTGGCCAAGTTGTCGGGAAAATCCACTTCAAGAGCGGGCAACACGAGCGGGACTACCTTGCCGAAGCTGGCAGCTCATTTTGCTTTCCGCTCATGGAGCGAAGGCTCATGCTGACCGATGCCAGGAATGCTCTGCAGTGTGCCGAAGACCTGGCTCTAAAAGTCATTTGTTGTGGCAAGGTGTGCCAGCCGTGTGTTGGATGCAGAGCGTGATCAGCCTCTCCGCATTGCCAGTCTGGAGCTGAAGGCTCGTGGCCTTGAAGAGGAGAAGGCTTCGCTGGAAGTTGAGCTAGCAACTGCTCGCGCCAGCGCTGAGACGGAGCGGTAGGCCGCCCGCCTCGGAGTCGAGACCGCCAAAGCTGAGGCAGCTGAGCTTCGCCGGTCGCTGGAACGAAGGCAAAAGAGCTACGCAGGCGGTC
This genomic interval carries:
- the LOC120676072 gene encoding uncharacterized protein LOC120676072 isoform X1 gives rise to the protein METNNTTSSSSSGGGGAGAGTEQRGLGLVEVEAAAAALRRSEVFHVVKELVGFVLYMHHQIPSVLQSLENEFASLKEEMTEMTLQPAELKPSDQRKYNTRKRVVRRRIKKHEKLMNGISTLLCALQQALDEVSSIEGVVLILGGSLVRPLFVYDITISHGTFDSGSAKDQALTKLAQSVSRKAIRALVSCGAGSLSYTGASKLFLLVRCPSTLNLPLDFLPKRDFRYSKKVIPLQMHIKCSKAGCQWNSQHHISIANAPCATSESSPSDAIWFQCKHTIRGLPGKASLEG
- the LOC120676072 gene encoding uncharacterized protein LOC120676072 isoform X2, whose amino-acid sequence is MVAAIKKRVLLLAARVLQSLENEFASLKEEMTEMTLQPAELKPSDQRKYNTRKRVVRRRIKKHEKLMNGISTLLCALQQALDEVSSIEGVVLILGGSLVRPLFVYDITISHGTFDSGSAKDQALTKLAQSVSRKAIRALVSCGAGSLSYTGASKLFLLVRCPSTLNLPLDFLPKRDFRYSKKVIPLQMHIKCSKAGCQWNSQHHISIANAPCATSESSPSDAIWFQCKHTIRGLPGKASLEG
- the LOC120676072 gene encoding uncharacterized protein LOC120676072 isoform X3, translated to MGMVKLWVLQSLENEFASLKEEMTEMTLQPAELKPSDQRKYNTRKRVVRRRIKKHEKLMNGISTLLCALQQALDEVSSIEGVVLILGGSLVRPLFVYDITISHGTFDSGSAKDQALTKLAQSVSRKAIRALVSCGAGSLSYTGASKLFLLVRCPSTLNLPLDFLPKRDFRYSKKVIPLQMHIKCSKAGCQWNSQHHISIANAPCATSESSPSDAIWFQCKHTIRGLPGKASLEG